In one Takifugu flavidus isolate HTHZ2018 chromosome 9, ASM371156v2, whole genome shotgun sequence genomic region, the following are encoded:
- the rapgef2b gene encoding rap guanine nucleotide exchange factor 2 isoform X7 — translation MDLSGLPETAVDSEEDDDEEDIERSSDPLMSRDIVRDCLEKDPMDRTDDDIEQLLEFMHQLPAFANMTMSVRRELCAVMVFAVVERAGTIVLNDGEELDSWSVILNGSVEVTYPEGRTEILCMGNSFGVSPTMEKEYMKGVMKTKVDDCQFVCIAQQDYCCILNQVEKNMQKVEEEGEIVMVKEHRELDRTGTRKGHIVIKGTAERLTMHLVEEHSVVDPTYIEDFLLTYRTFLSSPMVVGKKLLEWFHDPSLRDKVTRVVLLWVNNHFNDFEGDLAMTHFLEEFENNLEKEKMCGHLRLLNIACAAKAKPRLVTLTKSARDSPLAFSLLGGQEKGFPIFIDTVEPGSKAAEVGLKRGDQILEVNGQNFENVQLTKANEILKNNTHLSITVKTNLLVFKELLTRPEHDHDLDAEEEHDRKNGAPHLPKIGDIKKASRYSIPDLAVDVEQVIGLEKASKKAKTNTVGGRNKLKKIFDKTLTSILPPKPYNDVCVGQSQDDSIVGMKQSKQIPQPLPVSGNLSSSNPDLLQSHHRILDFNNQPDMTDQVLRVFKADQQSRYIMIGKDTTAKEVVAQAIREFALTAAADAYSLCEVSVTPEGVIKQRRLPDQLSKLADRIQLSGRYYLKSNMETETLCSDEDAQDLLRESQISLLQLSTVEVATQLSMRAFELFCAIEPTEYIDDLFKLRSKLSSASLKRFEEAINHETFWVATEVTREPNQLKRMKTIKHFIKIALHCRECKNFSSMFAIISGLNLAPVSRLRGTWEKVPSKYEKLFGDLQDLFDPSRNMAKYRNVLNNQNLQPPIIPLFPVIKKDLTFLHEGNDSKVDGLVNFEKLRMIAKEIRHVGRMASVNMDPALMFRTRKKKWRSLGSLSQGSANAAVLDVTQTGGHKKRVRRSSFLNAKKLYEDAQMARKVKQYLSKLSLETNEDSLQTLSLQCEPSISTLPKNASGKRPDTSPVVSRAASQQRGQLAKGNQALQVPAVALYPSRKKVPVKDLPPFGTSSPQSLKKILSLSEEGNERHRRQPEDTMSNASSQLSSPPTSPQSSPKKGYTRMGDAYSDSGHSEISSRSSLVSNSSFDMAQDERRLRHSGGLGESHIGGSRLERRATTDPDQYSLGSYSSMQDCRGIYTGCPTVLSSPSSEELTQDQGDRVSLDAADSGRGSWTSCSSGSHDNIQTMQQGRSWETLAFGGGGGGLGGLPPGGPDSLLGGSAALWAAQARGSWASASSSSSSAAYWGEDSEGDTGTIKRRGGKDINADPETSSITSTGSEEAKQLGRPSPSPITAGGKGLLSRKESRYREPPPTPPGYTALSISDLGDGHQQPPTATTSTLTHTGRRPPDYTTALQRSRMVTQSPDSHKAHQRLQRTRSPAEDQEAEEEEEGESKSSKVVALRKAKPVAQHTAGSPRP, via the exons ATGGACCTGAGCGGCTTGCCGGAGACTGCTGTGGActcagaggaggatgatgacgaGGAGGACATCGAGCGGTCGTCAGACCCCCTCATGAGCCGGGACATCGTGCGGGACTGCCTGGAGAAGGACCCCATGGACAGAACTGACGATGACATTG AGCAATTATTGGAATTCATGCATCAACTGCCAGCATTTGCTAACATGACCATGTCCGTGCGAAGGGAACTCTGCGCGGTCATGGTGTTCGCCGTGGTTGAACGCGCAGGCACCATCGTCCTGAACGATGGAGAGGAG CTGGACTCATGGTCAGTCATCCTTAATGGTTCGGTGGAGGTGACGTACCCTGAGGGCCGGACAGAGATCCTCTGTATGGGAAACAGTTTCGGGGTGTCACCAACCATGGAAAAGGAGTACATGAAGGGTGTCATGAAGACCAAAGTGGATGATTGCCAG TTTGTGTGTATAGCCCAGCAGGACTACTGCTGCATTCTTAACCAAGTAGAGAAAAACATGCAGAAggtggaagaggaaggagagattGTTATGGTCAAAGAACACCGAGAACTTGATCGCACAGGCACCAGGAAGGGACACATTGTCATCAAG GGCACAGCGGAGCGTCTCACCATGCATCTGGTAGAGGAACACTCGGTGGTGGACCCCACTTATATCGAGGACTTCCTGTTGACGTACAGGACCTTTCTCTCCAGCCCCATGGTCGTGGGCAAGAAGCTCCTGGAGTGGTTCCACGACCCAAGTCTCAGGGACAAG GTTACACGGGTCGTCTTGCTGTGGGTAAACAATCACTTCAATGACTTTGAGGGTGACCTTGCAATGACTCACTTTCTGGAAGAGTTTGAAAACAATCTGGAGAAAGAA AAAATGTGTGGGCACCTCAGACTGTTAAATATAGCATGTGCTGCTAAAGCCAAGCCACGGCTGGTGACACTCACAAAGTCAGCCAGGGACTCTCCGTTGGCCTTCAGCCTTCTTGGTGGCCAAGAGAAAGGTTTCCCTATATTTATTGATACTGTGGAACCAGGCAGCAAGGCAGCAGAAGTCGGCCTTAAGCGTGGAGATCAA ATCTTGGAAGTCAATGGACAGAACTTTGAGAATGTCCAGCTCACCAAAGCTAATGAGATTCTGAAGAATAACACCCACTTATCCATAACTGTGAAAACAAACCTTTTAG TGTTTAAAGAGCTGCTAACCAGGCCAGAACATGACCATGACTTAGATGCTGAGGAAGAACATGATCGGAAGAACGGTGCACCCCATTTGCCGAAGATAGGAGACATCAAGAAAGCCAGCCGCTACTCTATCCCTGACCTGGCTGTAGATGTGGAGCAAGTGATAGGCCTGGAGAAGGCCAGCAAGAAAGCAAAAACCAACACAGTGGGCGGACGCAACAAGCTGAAGAAGATCTTTGACAAGACCCTCACCAGCATCCTGCCTCCCAAACCCTACAA TGACGTTTGCGTGGGCCAATCACAAGATGACAGCATTGTGGGAATGAAGCAGTCCAAACAGATCCCACAACCTCTGCCTGTCAGTGGAAACCTGTCTTCGTCTAATCCTGACCTTCTGCAGTCCCACCACCGCATCCTAGACTTCAACAACCAGCCCG ATATGACGGATCAGGTTTTACGAGTCTTCAAGGCGGATCAGCAGTCTCGATACATCATGATTGGGAAAGACACGACGGCTAAAGAAGTGGTGGCTCAGGCTATCAGGGAGTTTGCcctcactgcagcagcagatgcttACTCTCTTTGTGAAGTATCTGTCACACCAGAGGGTGTCATCAAACAGAGGCGGCTTCCAGACCAACTGTCCAAACTCGCTGACAGGATTCAGCTGAGTGGCAG ATACTACCTGAAGAGCAACATGGAGACAGAGACGTTATGCTCAGATGAGGACGCTCAGGATCTCTTGCGAGAAAGCCAGATTtctttgctgcagctcagcaCGGTTGAGGTTGCCACGCAGCTCTCCATGCGAGCTTTCGAACTATTCTGCGCCATCGAGCCCACAGAGTACATCGACGACCTGTTTAAGCTGCGATCGAAGCTGAGCTCGGCCAGCCTGAAGCGTTTTGAGGAGGCCATCAACCACGAGACCTTCTGGGTGGCCACAGAGGTGACGAGGGAGCCCAATCAGCTCAAACGCATGAAGACTATAAAGCATTTCATCAAAATTGCTCTGCACTGCCGGGAGTGCAAGAACTTCAGCTCCATGTTTGCCATCATTAG TGGGTTGAACTTGGCTCCAGTGTCTAGACTGAGGGGAACATGGGAGAAGGTGCCCAGCAAATACGAGAAACTCTTTGGGGACCTTCAAGACCTCTTTGACCCGTCGAGAAACATGGCCAAGTACAGAAACGTGCTCAACAATCAAAACCTCCAGCCTCCAATCATCCCCCTGTTCCCCGTCATCAAAAAGGACCTCACCTTCCTACATGAAG GGAATGATTCTAAAGTGGACGGCCTTGTAAACTTTGAGAAGCTGAGGATGATCGCCAAAGAAATTCGCCATGTTGGACGAATGGCCTCTGTCAACATGGACCCAGCCCTCATGTTCCGGACCAG GAAGAAGAAATGGAGAAGTTTAGG TTCTCTGAGCCAAGGTAGTGCCAATGCAGCAGTGCTTGACGTCACCCAGACAGGAGGGCACAAGAAGCGTGTACGCCGCAGCTCCTTCCTGAATGCCAAAAAGCTTTACGAGGATGCCCAGATGGCCAGGAAGGTCAAGCAGTACCTGTCCAAACTCAGCCTAGAGACTAATGAGGACAGTCTGCAGACACTTTCCCTTCAATGTGAACCTTCCATCAGCACAT TGCCTAAGAATGCTAGTGGGAAAAGACCAGACACCTCACCTGTTGTATCAAGAGCTGCCAGCCAGCAGAGGGGTCAGTTGGCCAAAGGAAACCAGGCCCTGCAGGTTCCTGCTGTAGCCCTTTACCCATCCAGGAAGAAAGTCCCAGTTAAAGATCTGCCACCATTTG GCACCAGCTCTCCTCAGTCTCTGAAGAAGattctgtctctgtcagaggAGGGGAATGAAAGGCACCGCAGGCAGCCAGAGGACACCATGTCCAACGCCTCCTCTCAACTCTCCTCCCCACCCACCTCCCCTCAGAGCTCGCCCAAGAAGG GTTACACAAGAATGGGAGATGCTTACTCGGACTCGGGCCACAGTGAGATCTCCTCTCGCTCCAGCCTCGTCAGCAACTCGTCTTTTGACATGGCtcaggatgagaggagactCCGTCACTCTGGTGGACTTGGGGAGTCGCACATTGGTGGGTCGCGGCTGGAGCGAAGAGCCACCACTGATCCTGACCAGTACAGCCTGGG GTCCTACTCATCCATGCAGGACTGTCGGGGCATTTACACCGGCTGCCCCAcagttctctcctctcccagttcagaggagctgactcagGATCAGGGAGATCGCGTTTCCCTCGACGCTGCAGACAGCGGCCGCggctcctggacctcctgctcctctgggtCCCATGACAACATCCAGACCATGCAGCAGGGTCGCAGCTGGGAGACTTTAGCCTTTGGTGGGGGCGGTGGTGGCCTTGGTGGACTTCCCCCCGGAGGACCAGACTCTTTACTCGGGggatctgctgctctctgggcAGCCCAAGCCAGGGGGAGTTGGGCAtctgccagctcctcctcatcttcgGCTGCATACTGGGGAGAAGACTCTGAGGGTGATACTGGGACCATTAAGAGGAGAGGTGGAAAAGATATCAATGCTGACCCAGAAACAAGTAGCATCACATCCACTGGATCAGAGGAGGCCAAGCAGCTCGGCCGGCCCTCCCCGTCCCCCATCACCGCTGGGGGTAAAGGCCTACTTT CACGAAAAGAAAGCCGCTACCGCGAGCCCCCCCCAACGCCCCCTGGCTACACTGCCCTGTCCATCTCTGACCTCGGAGATGGGCACCAGCAACCCCCCACAGCTACCACGTCCACGTTAACCCACACGGGCCGCCGGCCGCCGGACTACACAACAGCTTTGCAGCGCTCGCGCATGGTCACACAGTCGCCAGATTCCCACAAGGCCCACCAACGGCTTCAACGCACACGCTCACCAGCTGAGGACCAAGAggccgaggaggaagaggagggtgagtcCAAGTCTTCCAAAGTAGTGGCTCTGAGGAAGGCAAAGCCAGTGGCACAACACACCGCAGGGAGTCCCAGACCATGA